A segment of the Vibrio sp. YMD68 genome:
GGCGGTGTGCTCTTTTAACCAACCCGCTGAACGTTGATAAATAGCATGGCCGTTTCTATTGATAGGAGCCGCGACAATAAATGATAAAGAGATGGTTAAGGCTAATGCAACGAGAATATCGCCTGACATCCAACCCATTTGGAAGGCCAATCCACCGACAATCAGGCCAAATTCACTAAAGTTAAACAAAGATAATGAGGTTAATAGAGACGTTCGGACTCTAAATTTGTAGGCCTTAAGGACGAGGAAGTAGAGAATTCCGTTAATGGGCAACAGCAGCAAAAACAGAAGTGATAAAACGACGGCTGATAGCGTGGGTTGCGCGGAAAGCCCGATGTTTAAGAAAAAACACACCAGCAAAAGCTCTTTAATGTTAAAGAGTGATTTAGACAGCTCGGAGGCTTTCTTATGACCAGCCAGCAGCATGCCTAAAAGAAGCGCACCGAGATCCGGTTTGACGCCGACTAAGTTAAAGAGACCGGCACCAACGACAAGGCCAAAGAAAATGCCACACAGTACCAGCATTTCCCCGTGTCCCACTTTATCGAGTATTGTGTAAAATAGTGGCCTTAAAAAAGGTAACACGAATAACGCTATCGCATACCATTCGGGGATCTTCCCGGTTGATACGGTAAGGAAAATGACCGCGAAGATATCTTGCATAACCAGTATACCGATCGCAATCGTGCCATATGTTGAGTTCAATTCGCCTTTTTCTTGCAGTGTTTTGACCGCAAAAACGGTTGAGGAGAATGAGAGAGCAAAGGCAAGTAATACAATATGTTCAAGGGGCATAGTGGCGATGCTTGAAATACCCAGAAATTTGAATATCAGCAGAGCGACACTGAACAGCAGCGTTGACAGTAAATTGTGAACGGTGGCCCCAGCCCAGATTTCTTTGGAGAGTAGGATTTTAATATCTAGTTTCAAGCCAATGGTAAAGAGCAGTAATGTGACACCCAGATCGGCAAGGGTAATAATGGTTTCATTGCTTTGAAAGCCGAGCGCATGCAGACCAAAGCCCGCTAATAAGAAACCAACTAAAGGGGGAAGATTGAGCTTAAGAGCGATAAAGCCGGCAAAAAATGTGGCGGAAATTAAGATGATGTCCATACGATTTAGTTGTTTCCTCAGTAACAAAAAGGCCGTGAATAATCACAGCCGTAAAGTGTACATCAATTAGTTATAGAACAAGAAGTTTTGTGCTAAGTTCTGCAGGTTTATTGCCAGCTAGCTTAATCTTCTAAAAGCTTTTGCAATAGAACGCCATTGAGCATGGATCGCTTAATCATGGCAAAGGCCCCAATCGTTGGCTGTTTATCCACTTTTGAGGCGACTATTGGCAGTGCCTTATGGAAAGTGGTGAGAGACTGATTTTCCACGTTACGTCGAATTGCAGGGAATACAATGTCTTCACAAGCGGTAATATCACCTGCAATAACCACCTTTTGCGGGTTAAACAGGTTAATGGTTATCGCGATGGCTTTCCCGAGTTGATTGCCGACGCGAACAAGACTTTGTGTCGCGAGCTCATCACCAATATTGGCGTGGTCACACACATCCTGAATGGTGATAGTGTCTACTTTACTTAAGCTGGACTCGTAGCCTTGATTAATCAATTTCTGGACTCGTTCCAGAATCGCAGGGTTTGAAGCCACCGTCTCTAAGCAGCCAAAGTTACCACATTGACATTGCTCGCCCAGAGGATCGATCTGAATATGACCAATTTCTCCAACGTTACGATTGAACCCTAAAAATACCTGACCGTTGACAATAATGCCCGCACCCGTACCACGGTGAACACTGACTAATATCGAGTCTTGGCAGTCTTTAGAGGCGCCAAAATAATGTTCAGCTAACGCAATTCCTCTAACGTCGTTCCCGACAAAGCATTCAACGTTGAACTTGTCTTTGATGATGCTGCCAAGTGGGAGGTGGTCAATGTCCGTATTTGGCATGTAATCCACAACCCCAGTTTCTGGATTAACCAAGCCAGGCAAGGCAATACCGATGGCGATCAATTGGTTGGTAATAGCGCGATGATCTTCAATAAATCGCCCAAGTTGGGATATCAAGCCGTCAGTTAACTGAGTTTGATTAGAATAGATAAGCTCGTGATGTTCCGTCACCAGCTCTATTCCTCCTAGGTTATAGAGACTGAATTGAACATAGTCTCGGCCTAACCTTACTGCCACTGAATGGAAGGGTTCCACTTCTGTGGTTAAAGAAATGGCTCTGCGTCCGCCGGTGGAAGCCTGCTGGGCCACTTCTTTAATCAAACCGCGCTCGAGGAGTTGGCGGGTGATTTTGGTAACACTGGCTGGTGCGAGTTGACTCACATCAGCAACCTGTATTCTCGATATAGGACCTTTTTGATCAATAAGTCGGTATACCGCTGCACTGTTTAGTTGTTTAACTAAATCTACGTTACCTATCTGTCCGCCATTCATGATTAATTTTGCTCGTATTGTCCGTTAACAACAGTCGCTTGAACATTGAAGTCTCTATCAAACACAGCAAGGTTCGCGACCATGCCTTTTTTAATTCGGCCTAATTGGTCATCAACACCCATTGCTGCTGCAGGGTATAGCGTAGCCATACGAAGAGCTTCATCCAAAGCGATACCGACATGCTCTACTGTATTTTGAACTGCTTCAATCATAGTCAGTGCAGAGCCGCCAAGCGTGCCATTTTCATCAACACACTTGCCATCACGGTAATATACTTTCTTGCCAACAAAAATAAAGTGATCCATCTCAGCACCTGCTGGAGCTGTGGCATCGGTCACTAATACTAGCTTTTCACCCTTGATTTTGTGAGCAATTCGGATGTTAGCATAATCAACATGGAAGCCATCAGCGATAATACCCGCGTAGACTTCAGGCGTATCATAAATCGCGCCTACAACACCGGGTTCACGTCCAACCATTGGGGTCATCGCATTAAATAAGTGTGTCGCAAACGTAATACCAGACTCAAAGCTTTGGCGCGCTTGCGCATACGTTGCATTAGTGTGGCCGATTGATACGACAATACCCGCCGCCTTTAAGCGCTCGATGTGTTCAGGAGCATTGTGTTCTGGTGCTAGCGTAACTTTTGAGATTAGGTCTGCATTGTCGCAGATAGTATCAATCATGCTGTCATCTGAAGGGCGGATGTGGTCAACACTATGAATGCCTTTTTTGAGTACATTCAGGTATGGCCCTTCAAGGTGCAAACCGAGAGATTGGTTTTGATATTTTGAATGGTAATCTCGAGCCGCGTTAATGGCACTTTTCATATCTTCATCAGAAGAGGTAATCAGCGTCGGCAAAAAGCTGGTACAGCCAGATTTAAGGTTAGCGAGGTGCATGGTTTGCATGGTATCTGCGGTGATTTCATCATTTAGCATGACACCGCCACAACCATTAAGCTGTAAATCAATAAAACCAGGGCTTAAATTTGCGCCTTGAAGATCTTTTATTTCGATATCTGCTGGCAACTCTGACAGAGCACAAACCGACTCGATAAGGCCTTCATTAATGATAACAGCATGATTGAGAAGTACATCGCTGCCGGTGAAGATTTTACAGTTAGTTAGCGCATACATTTCAGCTAATCCTTATTTTAAATATTTATGAAACCTTGTGAGCTTAATTGAAG
Coding sequences within it:
- a CDS encoding cation:proton antiporter family protein; this translates as MDIILISATFFAGFIALKLNLPPLVGFLLAGFGLHALGFQSNETIITLADLGVTLLLFTIGLKLDIKILLSKEIWAGATVHNLLSTLLFSVALLIFKFLGISSIATMPLEHIVLLAFALSFSSTVFAVKTLQEKGELNSTYGTIAIGILVMQDIFAVIFLTVSTGKIPEWYAIALFVLPFLRPLFYTILDKVGHGEMLVLCGIFFGLVVGAGLFNLVGVKPDLGALLLGMLLAGHKKASELSKSLFNIKELLLVCFFLNIGLSAQPTLSAVVLSLLFLLLLPINGILYFLVLKAYKFRVRTSLLTSLSLFNFSEFGLIVGGLAFQMGWMSGDILVALALTISLSFIVAAPINRNGHAIYQRSAGWLKEHTAEKLHKRDQLINPGNAQILILGMGRIGSGAYDELIKRYGKVSLGVEVKEEAALEHRSEGRNVISGDATDPDFWERILDTANVKLVLLAMPHHQGNQIALQQLQSRNFQGQIAAIAEYSDQLDLLVENGVDAAFNIYNEAGSGFARHVCDQLKPVFNKPE
- a CDS encoding ROK family protein; this encodes MNGGQIGNVDLVKQLNSAAVYRLIDQKGPISRIQVADVSQLAPASVTKITRQLLERGLIKEVAQQASTGGRRAISLTTEVEPFHSVAVRLGRDYVQFSLYNLGGIELVTEHHELIYSNQTQLTDGLISQLGRFIEDHRAITNQLIAIGIALPGLVNPETGVVDYMPNTDIDHLPLGSIIKDKFNVECFVGNDVRGIALAEHYFGASKDCQDSILVSVHRGTGAGIIVNGQVFLGFNRNVGEIGHIQIDPLGEQCQCGNFGCLETVASNPAILERVQKLINQGYESSLSKVDTITIQDVCDHANIGDELATQSLVRVGNQLGKAIAITINLFNPQKVVIAGDITACEDIVFPAIRRNVENQSLTTFHKALPIVASKVDKQPTIGAFAMIKRSMLNGVLLQKLLED
- the nagA gene encoding N-acetylglucosamine-6-phosphate deacetylase; translation: MYALTNCKIFTGSDVLLNHAVIINEGLIESVCALSELPADIEIKDLQGANLSPGFIDLQLNGCGGVMLNDEITADTMQTMHLANLKSGCTSFLPTLITSSDEDMKSAINAARDYHSKYQNQSLGLHLEGPYLNVLKKGIHSVDHIRPSDDSMIDTICDNADLISKVTLAPEHNAPEHIERLKAAGIVVSIGHTNATYAQARQSFESGITFATHLFNAMTPMVGREPGVVGAIYDTPEVYAGIIADGFHVDYANIRIAHKIKGEKLVLVTDATAPAGAEMDHFIFVGKKVYYRDGKCVDENGTLGGSALTMIEAVQNTVEHVGIALDEALRMATLYPAAAMGVDDQLGRIKKGMVANLAVFDRDFNVQATVVNGQYEQN